The genomic stretch ATAGCCGTTCTTGGTCAGAGGCAAGAGAGACATGCCTCCACCGAATTCATAGTTCGTTTTGAGTTattgatgatggatgaaCCGCATTGTGGTCAATGTTTTGTGCGGGCGTTTGAAGGGAAACAACCggattttttttacttcctcttttttccactcttattttatttgAATGCGGAATATGATGAAATGACTCAATGTgttaaaagaagaagaaaaatacaaaagaataaagaaaatttATCGAGACGCTTCCTGCTCTTATCCTTCCACCCGGGTTTCGTTCTGGCCTGGTTGTATCTCCACAAGAAGCCGTGAATGTTCCCACATAGCCGAGGTTACCGGGGTTCCCTGGGTTAAAACACCCCGAATTATTTCCCTTGTGAACTAAGATGGAACCAAGCAGACAGCTTAGCAGCTACATGGCgagaaacaaaagacaaagtAGAATAGTATTAtagagaaacaaaaagacgaagaagagtaTTATTGATCGCTCAAGCTAATTCATTCATTCGCTGCTACCAAGATTAAAACGCTATACATTGTAATCATCAAACTGTCTCGGGTATAATTGCCACTTCCCTCCAAAGCCACGCCAAAACAGAgtaaaagcaaagcaagctgaagaagagaacgaAAGCCCTGAGTACGAATATCGGCAAACAGGGCGATAGGCACTGTAATTTTACACATGCTCTACCAGAAATTCAGGCGGCACTTCATTCTCGCTGTCGTACCTACGCAGCGTCCCTCCGTCAGTGTTGTCGGCAGTATTAtgctcgccatcttcgtcttggTCATGATCAGGCTGAGGGCCACCAAATAGATCTGGGGGCACTTCATTGTCGCTTTCTTCGTCAGGCGGGTGGCTATCTTGCTGCGTAGACGGGCCACTTAGTTCTACGTCTGTGGAtgcatcctcgtcgtcactGGGAGGTGGTGGCGCCTTGGGAGAATTGGCCATGCTTTCGAGGGCTTTATACCCGTTTTCAAAAGCCTCCAGTTCTGCGCCAATAGCGCATATCAAAAGAGTCCAGTTATTTTGTTCAGCCTGTTGCATATATTCCCGCAACTCGCCGAGAACTTCGCTCATCCGCAAGAGTTGATCCGATATAACATCTTCCACAGATgacgccttttctttccctttgaCCGAAGGAGTTGGCGTACCGTTTTCCATGGCTTGTCGTAAATCTGATTCGAATTTCGAAACGAGCTGCGCGACGTTGTCCCAGATTTGACCCCCTTCTTCCAGTGCTCGATGGTGTTTTTCCGTACTTTCTTTGCGGCGTTTCAATATCTCGACCTCTGCTTGCCACCACAAAGCTGCCAGCCGCGGCGTTCGTCTCTCGGGGATGAGTTGCATGAACTCTGCGCCTCCTGAAGTAGTTGGGCCTCCTTCAGCCGCGCTCCCGCCCAATAGATCCGGATCCAGTGGTTGAATCGTAGGATGCCGTGTATATGCTACCGCTTCGGCGGTCAGCTCGTTTAGAGCGCCGTAGTACCCACTCAGTCCTGCCTCCCGTTTATTCTTGATGTCATCCATCCTCTCCTTCAGAAGGTGGTGTCTGCTTCGCATGCGTGATAACTTCGCCTCGAGAAGCTGAATTTCTTCGCCCAAGACATGATGCTCCGTGTCAATTACCTTGAATTCCCTCGCCAGCGGTTCATCGCTATTTTCCGCCAAGCTTCGTATTTCTGCTTCCAATCTGGCTCTTTTAATACTGAACTTGTGTAGGTTCTTGAGAGCGTCTATTCGTTTATCCAAGGCGTCTTCTATGTACGCACTCTGGTCATGCTTTAGACTCGCCATAGACGCTATTAGCTTTCGCATGCTTTCTCTGGTGGTCTTCAATCCCTGAGGCCGGTCGTTTGCCGGTTGTCGGGTAGGAACCACATTGCCATCGCGAGTTGTCCTTGGGGTAAtgtagagagagaggccgGCTCTTTGTTGGTAACCCGGGGTCGAGAATAAAGGGCCAGTGGGCGTACTACTGCCTGTGCTAGAGGCATCATCCTCGATGCTAGACCCGGCTACTAAGGCGATAGCCTGCTGATCAAGCAATACCTGGGCTTCTCTCTCCAGGGCCTTGTCTTGGCTAACGAGGCCTCGCCAGACCGTATCAGAGTTTTGTTCAATTTCTTGACGCCTATGCTCAAGGAGTAGGCTGTTAGCTTCAGTAGGACTCCCTCCGAGGAGACTGTGCGGTGTATTTCTGTATCGGACTGGGCGACCAGCAGC from Trichoderma atroviride chromosome 3, complete sequence encodes the following:
- a CDS encoding uncharacterized protein (EggNog:ENOG41) — protein: MGLFDRRNPRGEQSILPLHNGPKRVPSEHQLSTLNPRPDDASSADGGLPKAWQDQDDEPSTSRGLSPISSRNTASMAMSAFNTKPQPMFAGPPPPISASMLIMKDPIRVDPAAGRPVRYRNTPHSLLGGSPTEANSLLLEHRRQEIEQNSDTVWRGLVSQDKALEREAQVLLDQQAIALVAGSSIEDDASSTGSSTPTGPLFSTPGYQQRAGLSLYITPRTTRDGNVVPTRQPANDRPQGLKTTRESMRKLIASMASLKHDQSAYIEDALDKRIDALKNLHKFSIKRARLEAEIRSLAENSDEPLAREFKVIDTEHHVLGEEIQLLEAKLSRMRSRHHLLKERMDDIKNKREAGLSGYYGALNELTAEAVAYTRHPTIQPLDPDLLGGSAAEGGPTTSGGAEFMQLIPERRTPRLAALWWQAEVEILKRRKESTEKHHRALEEGGQIWDNVAQLVSKFESDLRQAMENGTPTPSVKGKEKASSVEDVISDQLLRMSEVLGELREYMQQAEQNNWTLLICAIGAELEAFENGYKALESMANSPKAPPPPSDDEDASTDVELSGPSTQQDSHPPDEESDNEVPPDLFGGPQPDHDQDEDGEHNTADNTDGGTLRRYDSENEVPPEFLVEHV